The DNA region GTGAAATTTCACAGAGGATTTTTTCTTTACACTACTAATAATATATGCTATAATAATAGGTAGACTATTATTCGGAACAGGAGGAATATGAAGTGGGTAAGGTGATCGCTGTAGCCAATCAGAAGGGCGGTGTGGGCAAGTCCACTACTGTAATTAACCTTGCGGCTTTTATCGGAAGCAGGGGCAGGAAAGTGCTTTGTATCGACCTTGATGCTCAGGGAAATGTTACGAGCGGATATGGTATCAGAAAGAAAACGGTACAATATTCATCCTACGATCTGCTCATTGGAAGAGCGGGTATCGGTGAAGCTGTAATTGCTACAGAGTTCGAAAATGTATCCATTGTTCCTTCAACTTCGGCCCTTGCGGGTGCCGAGATCGAGATCGCAGACCTTGATGACCGTCTGAAGCGTCTCAAGATGCAGATACTCATGTGCCGTGACAGCTACGACTATATTTTCATCGACTGTCCTCCTTCGCTCAGTCTTGTCACACTCAACGGACTTGTTGCGGCAGACAGCCTTATAATCCCTCTTCAGTGCGAATTTTTCTCCCTCGAAGGACTTTCTCAGCTTGACCAGATAATCAGGCATGTTCGTTCAAATGAAAATCCTTCACTCACTATAGAGGGAATTTTATTCACTATGTTCGACCCGCGTCTGAACGTTACGAACCAGGTGGTAAATGAAGTGAAAAAGGTATTTCCGGATCAGGTGTTCGAAACGACGATACCGCGTAATGTTCGCCTTTCG from Ruminococcus sp. HUN007 includes:
- a CDS encoding AAA family ATPase, coding for MGKVIAVANQKGGVGKSTTVINLAAFIGSRGRKVLCIDLDAQGNVTSGYGIRKKTVQYSSYDLLIGRAGIGEAVIATEFENVSIVPSTSALAGAEIEIADLDDRLKRLKMQILMCRDSYDYIFIDCPPSLSLVTLNGLVAADSLIIPLQCEFFSLEGLSQLDQIIRHVRSNENPSLTIEGILFTMFDPRLNVTNQVVNEVKKVFPDQVFETTIPRNVRLSEAPSYGMPVMYYDKSSKGTEAYARLGCELLGEKYTEKPKKKLTDILKSKKKNKSERK